The Scomber japonicus isolate fScoJap1 chromosome 13, fScoJap1.pri, whole genome shotgun sequence genome includes a window with the following:
- the tmem218 gene encoding transmembrane protein 218: protein MPGPSHLQLHPAPRFPNPRLLMPSSVHGKYGNHAWGSMRVSHKTLKMSSNVTVLEVGTGVFVLALVWIAALVFGMMLLRASGSAKLGVIPLFLLALIITLALVFFPRSPETAPAFKEIEIVDTLFIGRYVLLAVASAVFLVMLFMLLPFHFLEPVYAKALRTY, encoded by the exons ATGCCAGGCCCCTCCCACCTCCAGCTCCATCCCGCTCCCCGTTTTCCCAACCCCAGGCTGCTGATGCCTTCCAGTGTCCATGGGAAATACGGCAATCACGCGTGGGGCTCCATGAGAGTG AGCCATAAAACGTTAAAAATGTCCAGTAACGTTACCGTGTTGGAAGTCGGTACCGGCGTGTTCGTCCTTGCGTTGGTTTGGATAGCGGCTCTGGTGTTCGGTATGATGCTGCTGAGAGCGTCTGGATCCGCAAA GTTAGGAGTTATCCCGCTTTTCCTCCTGGCTCTCATCATCACATTGGCGCTGGTGTTTTTCCCTCGCAGCCCAGAGACCGCACCTGCTTTCAAAGAGATAGAG ATAGTGGACACATTATTCATCGGACGCTACGTGCTGCTGGCCGTGGCGAGCGCAGTCTTTCTGGTAATGCTCTTCATGCTGCTTCCCTTTCATTTCCTGGAGCCAGTCTATGCCAAAGCTTTAAGAACATACTAA